One window from the genome of Faecalibacterium sp. HTF-F encodes:
- a CDS encoding Gfo/Idh/MocA family protein: protein MKLGILGTGKIVREFLPWLVEHTPFAVQAICSTERSAELAQSLCGQYGVPQHTTNFLELLQWVDVVYIAVPNLQHVRYARVALEAGKHVIVEKPLAPSAAQTEELVELARRKKVFLFEAVTTQYLENYAKIRELLPRIGTVKLVQCNFSQYSSRYDAFCAGDVQPAFDPACAGGALMDLGVYNVSYIVGLFGEPNQVKYTANMERGIDTSGILTMDYSGFKAVSIAAKDCAAPARYIIQGTKGYILQKSTANCCGGVTFHPNEGKEEHYNLNGGRPRQAAEFEAFARALENGDQELCTRMQDTTIAVSRVLTVARRSAGIRFPCDR from the coding sequence ATGAAATTAGGCATTCTTGGCACGGGAAAGATCGTGCGGGAATTTTTGCCCTGGCTGGTGGAGCACACGCCCTTTGCGGTGCAGGCCATCTGCAGCACCGAGCGCAGCGCCGAGCTGGCCCAAAGCCTTTGCGGCCAGTATGGCGTGCCGCAGCACACCACCAACTTTCTGGAGCTGCTGCAGTGGGTGGATGTGGTGTACATCGCAGTGCCGAACCTGCAGCATGTGCGCTACGCCCGCGTGGCGCTGGAGGCAGGCAAACACGTGATTGTGGAAAAACCGCTGGCCCCCTCGGCAGCACAGACCGAAGAGCTGGTGGAGCTGGCGCGGCGCAAAAAGGTGTTTCTGTTCGAGGCTGTGACCACCCAGTATCTTGAAAATTACGCAAAGATCCGGGAGCTGCTGCCCCGCATCGGCACCGTAAAGCTGGTACAGTGCAATTTCAGCCAGTATTCCAGCCGGTACGATGCCTTCTGTGCAGGCGATGTGCAGCCTGCCTTTGACCCGGCCTGTGCCGGCGGTGCTCTGATGGATCTGGGCGTGTACAATGTGAGCTACATCGTGGGCCTGTTCGGCGAGCCGAATCAGGTAAAATATACCGCCAACATGGAGCGCGGCATCGACACCAGCGGCATCCTGACGATGGATTACAGCGGCTTCAAGGCTGTGAGCATCGCCGCCAAGGACTGCGCGGCCCCGGCCCGGTACATCATTCAGGGCACGAAGGGCTATATCCTGCAAAAATCCACCGCCAACTGCTGCGGCGGCGTCACCTTCCACCCCAACGAGGGCAAGGAGGAACACTACAATTTGAACGGCGGCAGGCCCCGGCAGGCGGCAGAGTTTGAAGCTTTTGCCCGTGCGCTGGAAAACGGCGATCAGGAACTGTGCACCCGGATGCAGGATACCACCATCGCGGTCAGCCGTGTGCTGACGGTGGCCCGCCGCAGTGCGGGCATCCGCTTCCCGTGCGACCGCTGA
- a CDS encoding ECF transporter S component, with the protein MKNTKTLTRVALLVAIELVMKMVGLGSVPVGPLYMSFLTLPIAVGAITMGPAVGALLGGVFGAVSFYDAITGASAMTGALFQVSPVNTFILCVGMRVLMGLCCGLIFSGLKRFDKPGTWSYILSAMSAPFLNTVFFMGWIVLAFYGCDYVQNLVSVKGAANPFMFVVLLVGVQGVAEFLVSGILGGIVARAVAKFVK; encoded by the coding sequence ATGAAAAATACGAAAACTCTTACCCGTGTGGCACTGCTGGTTGCCATTGAGCTGGTCATGAAGATGGTGGGTCTGGGCAGTGTGCCTGTGGGCCCGCTGTACATGAGCTTCCTGACCCTTCCCATCGCGGTGGGCGCCATCACCATGGGCCCGGCGGTGGGCGCGCTGCTGGGCGGCGTGTTCGGCGCAGTGAGCTTCTATGACGCCATCACCGGTGCTTCCGCCATGACCGGCGCACTGTTTCAGGTGAGCCCCGTTAACACCTTTATCCTGTGTGTGGGCATGCGCGTGCTGATGGGCCTGTGCTGCGGCCTGATCTTCAGCGGCCTGAAGCGCTTTGACAAGCCCGGCACCTGGAGCTACATCCTCAGCGCCATGAGCGCACCCTTCCTGAACACGGTGTTCTTTATGGGCTGGATCGTGCTGGCCTTCTATGGCTGCGACTACGTGCAGAACCTGGTGTCCGTCAAGGGCGCTGCGAACCCCTTTATGTTCGTGGTGCTGCTGGTCGGCGTGCAGGGCGTGGCCGAGTTCCTTGTCTCCGGCATTCTGGGCGGCATCGTAGCCCGTGCCGTGGCAAAGTTCGTAAAATAA
- a CDS encoding NAD(P)-dependent oxidoreductase — METKQFAIVGTDARQAAAGRALERAGCAVSGAEQVARADCILLPLPLDESRTPLAELLRAAKPGAVALGGRLSAQAKTIAQEAGVELVDYYARPELAIYNAIPTAEGCIGILLRESTRTLWGANILLLGFGPVGQALGARLAALGADVTVCARRPEQRALAESLGLRGAELARLGTLAPAFDRVVNTIPAPVLTEPVLTALRPGSLIVDLASKPGGTDFAAAQRLGLRAIHALSLPAVCAPETAGEAVARTVLAILREREECT, encoded by the coding sequence ATGGAGACAAAGCAGTTTGCGATCGTGGGCACCGATGCCCGGCAGGCGGCGGCAGGCCGGGCACTGGAACGGGCGGGCTGTGCGGTGAGCGGGGCCGAACAGGTGGCGCGGGCAGACTGCATCCTGCTGCCGCTCCCGCTGGACGAGAGCCGCACCCCGCTGGCAGAGCTGCTGCGTGCCGCAAAGCCCGGCGCGGTGGCGCTGGGCGGCAGGCTCTCGGCGCAGGCAAAGACCATCGCGCAGGAAGCGGGCGTGGAGCTGGTGGATTACTACGCGCGGCCGGAGCTGGCCATCTACAATGCCATCCCCACGGCGGAAGGGTGCATCGGCATCCTGCTGCGGGAGAGCACCCGCACCCTGTGGGGCGCAAACATCCTGCTGCTGGGCTTTGGCCCGGTGGGGCAGGCGCTGGGGGCACGGCTGGCAGCGCTGGGAGCAGATGTGACCGTCTGTGCCCGGCGTCCGGAACAGCGGGCTCTGGCCGAGAGCCTTGGCCTGCGCGGCGCGGAGCTGGCCCGGCTGGGCACTCTGGCTCCGGCCTTTGACCGGGTGGTGAACACGATCCCTGCACCGGTGCTGACAGAGCCGGTGCTGACGGCCCTGCGGCCCGGAAGCCTGATCGTGGATCTGGCCTCGAAGCCCGGCGGAACGGACTTTGCGGCAGCGCAGCGGCTGGGCCTCCGTGCCATCCATGCACTGAGCCTGCCGGCGGTCTGCGCACCGGAAACAGCGGGCGAAGCGGTGGCACGCACGGTGCTGGCCATTTTGCGGGAGCGGGAGGAATGCACATGA
- a CDS encoding dipicolinate synthase subunit B, which yields MTTQKRGSAAFAVCGSFCTLETALEAARMLTLQGWDLLPIMSFAAGQDTRFGTGTFWKERLETLTGHPVLDTLQAVEPLGPRQMAQALVIAPCTGATLARLAAGLSDTPVTLAAKSLLRVGCPVLVGISTNDGLGASGENIARLFQRKHYYFVPYGQDDPIAKPSSLKADFARLPAALDAALAGRQLQPVLLQNNV from the coding sequence ATGACCACACAGAAAAGGGGAAGCGCCGCATTTGCAGTGTGCGGCAGCTTCTGCACGCTGGAAACGGCATTGGAAGCAGCGCGGATGCTGACGCTGCAGGGCTGGGATCTGCTGCCCATCATGAGTTTTGCGGCCGGGCAGGACACCCGCTTTGGCACCGGAACATTCTGGAAGGAACGGCTGGAGACCCTTACCGGGCACCCGGTGCTGGATACCCTGCAGGCCGTGGAACCGCTGGGCCCCAGACAGATGGCACAGGCGCTGGTCATTGCGCCCTGCACCGGGGCTACGCTGGCAAGGCTGGCAGCGGGCCTTTCCGATACGCCGGTGACGCTGGCGGCAAAGAGCCTGCTGCGAGTGGGGTGCCCGGTGCTGGTGGGCATTTCCACCAACGATGGGCTGGGGGCGTCGGGGGAGAACATCGCCCGGCTTTTCCAGCGCAAGCATTACTATTTTGTGCCCTACGGGCAGGATGACCCTATTGCCAAGCCCAGCAGCCTGAAGGCGGACTTTGCCCGTCTGCCCGCTGCACTGGACGCTGCGCTGGCCGGGCGGCAGCTGCAGCCTGTTCTGCTGCAAAACAACGTCTGA
- a CDS encoding D-alanyl-D-alanine carboxypeptidase family protein yields the protein MKKLTAALCAVLLVFCMFVPGAAAAGPALGATRAYCIIDADTGLVLAQQNMNEELHPASITKVMTLGLACEKAQGNWEDTKLTVSHEDVYSLAGTDSSHIALLEGEEVPLTDALYATQMASANDGANLLAEYFGGGTIADGVEKMNAKVKELGLAHTHFSNPHGISDEDHYTSCYDMAQILRWALEQPGFEQVFTRNEMYTMDPTNIQPVTRYFSQQDKLRIGSSRYHITSVKGSKLGYTNTARYSYACLAEQNGVRLICVTMQSELSTDKYNDVRTLLDYAFSTFTGYTDLPARGVTAQLPVMGGGGSLGTVTVSDPGVRLLLADGLTAEDVDVALELPETYLLGTEPEVYAVYTVKDGTKQEKTSVRVEAEVTGLAQLLDGSTGVELEAAKAVKPKSRVLWLLGISLGSTAAAAAVTIVVVRLLAKRKKRRAGRR from the coding sequence ATGAAAAAACTGACCGCAGCGCTGTGTGCTGTGCTGCTTGTGTTCTGTATGTTCGTGCCGGGGGCTGCGGCGGCTGGCCCTGCCCTTGGTGCCACCCGCGCTTACTGCATCATCGATGCAGACACCGGCCTTGTGCTGGCACAGCAGAATATGAACGAAGAGCTGCACCCGGCGTCCATCACCAAGGTGATGACGCTGGGTCTTGCCTGTGAAAAGGCGCAGGGAAACTGGGAGGATACAAAGCTGACCGTGAGCCACGAGGATGTGTACTCGCTGGCAGGCACCGATTCCAGCCACATCGCCCTGCTTGAGGGCGAAGAAGTCCCCCTGACGGATGCGCTGTATGCCACCCAGATGGCCAGCGCCAACGACGGCGCCAACCTGCTGGCCGAATATTTCGGCGGCGGCACCATCGCGGACGGCGTGGAGAAGATGAACGCAAAGGTGAAGGAACTGGGCCTTGCGCACACCCACTTTTCCAACCCCCACGGCATCAGCGACGAGGACCACTACACCAGCTGCTACGACATGGCGCAGATCCTGCGCTGGGCACTGGAGCAGCCGGGCTTTGAGCAGGTGTTCACCCGCAATGAGATGTACACCATGGACCCCACCAACATCCAACCCGTGACCCGCTACTTTTCCCAGCAGGACAAGCTGCGCATCGGCTCCAGCCGGTACCATATCACGTCGGTCAAGGGCTCCAAGCTCGGCTATACCAACACGGCCCGCTACAGCTACGCCTGTCTGGCGGAGCAAAACGGCGTCCGGCTCATCTGCGTGACCATGCAGAGCGAGCTGAGCACCGATAAATACAACGATGTCCGCACCCTGCTGGACTATGCCTTCAGCACCTTTACCGGCTACACCGACCTGCCCGCCCGGGGCGTGACCGCGCAGCTGCCGGTGATGGGCGGCGGCGGGAGCCTTGGCACCGTGACCGTCTCCGACCCCGGCGTGCGGCTGCTTCTGGCCGACGGCCTGACCGCGGAGGATGTGGACGTGGCGCTGGAGCTGCCGGAGACCTATCTGCTGGGCACCGAGCCGGAGGTGTACGCAGTGTACACCGTCAAGGACGGCACAAAGCAGGAAAAGACCAGCGTCCGGGTGGAAGCCGAAGTGACCGGCCTTGCTCAGCTGCTGGACGGCAGCACCGGCGTAGAGCTGGAAGCGGCAAAAGCGGTAAAGCCCAAAAGCCGGGTGCTGTGGCTGCTGGGCATTTCGCTGGGGTCCACGGCGGCGGCAGCGGCAGTGACCATTGTGGTGGTGCGGCTGCTGGCAAAGCGGAAAAAGCGCCGTGCCGGCCGCCGGTGA
- the rfbC gene encoding dTDP-4-dehydrorhamnose 3,5-epimerase, whose amino-acid sequence MGKFTFTQTEIPGVVVIEPQVFGDDRGYFMETYQKDQFAEAGIEKEFVQDNQSRSTRGVLRGLHFQKNHTQGKLVRVTKGEVFDVAVDCRPHSATFGKWVGVTLSEENKKMFYIPEGFAHGFLVLSDVAEFCYKCTDVYDPTSEGGIPYDDPTVNVQWPDCGCEHKTSAKDKLHEPFAAQKFEYFEKW is encoded by the coding sequence ATGGGCAAGTTTACGTTTACTCAGACCGAGATCCCCGGTGTTGTGGTCATTGAGCCGCAGGTGTTCGGCGACGACCGCGGTTACTTTATGGAGACCTACCAGAAGGATCAGTTTGCCGAAGCCGGCATCGAGAAGGAGTTCGTACAGGACAACCAGAGCCGCTCCACCCGCGGTGTGCTGCGCGGCCTGCACTTCCAGAAGAACCACACGCAGGGCAAGCTGGTGCGCGTGACCAAGGGCGAGGTGTTCGATGTGGCCGTGGACTGCCGCCCCCACAGCGCCACCTTCGGCAAGTGGGTGGGCGTCACCCTGTCCGAGGAGAACAAGAAGATGTTCTATATCCCGGAGGGCTTTGCACACGGTTTTCTGGTGCTGAGCGATGTGGCAGAGTTCTGCTACAAGTGCACCGATGTCTACGACCCCACCAGCGAGGGCGGCATCCCCTACGATGACCCCACCGTGAACGTGCAGTGGCCGGACTGCGGCTGTGAGCACAAGACCAGCGCAAAGGATAAGCTGCACGAGCCCTTTGCTGCACAGAAGTTTGAATATTTTGAAAAGTGGTGA
- a CDS encoding ABC transporter permease produces the protein MAKFKAMWNGFWCYRYLLWNLVSRDFKLKYRRSVLGVVWSVLNPLLMCLVYWAVFSSLMDMRGSGIDNFAVFLMCGQLLFNFFNEATSTGMSSVLGAAPLLKKVYIPKYIFPLEKCCFAMVNCVFSFVALLLVMIFTGAPFHLTLIEAVYPLVTLFFFSLGVGLLLAAATVFFRDIMHIWSVFITALLYFSAIFYDPTQMTFSIGGFNMQQIIKLNPMYWYITGFRRTVMWGIPLDFNMFAVCGCCAVLSMLVGVWVFRKTQDRFVLHI, from the coding sequence GTGGCAAAATTCAAAGCAATGTGGAACGGCTTCTGGTGCTACCGCTATCTGCTGTGGAACCTTGTGAGCCGTGACTTCAAGCTCAAATACCGCCGCAGCGTGCTGGGTGTGGTGTGGAGCGTTCTGAACCCGCTGCTCATGTGCCTTGTGTACTGGGCCGTGTTCAGCAGTCTGATGGACATGCGGGGCAGCGGCATCGACAACTTTGCCGTGTTCCTGATGTGCGGCCAGCTGCTGTTCAACTTCTTCAACGAGGCCACCTCCACCGGCATGAGCAGTGTGCTGGGCGCAGCGCCCCTGCTCAAAAAGGTGTATATCCCCAAGTATATCTTCCCGCTGGAAAAGTGCTGCTTTGCCATGGTGAACTGCGTGTTCAGCTTTGTGGCGCTGCTGCTGGTGATGATCTTCACCGGTGCACCCTTCCACCTGACCCTCATCGAGGCGGTCTACCCGCTGGTGACGCTGTTCTTCTTCAGTCTGGGCGTGGGCCTGCTTCTGGCAGCGGCTACCGTGTTCTTCCGGGATATCATGCACATCTGGAGCGTGTTCATCACCGCATTGCTGTATTTTTCCGCCATCTTCTACGACCCCACCCAGATGACCTTTTCCATCGGCGGGTTCAACATGCAGCAGATCATCAAGCTGAACCCCATGTACTGGTACATCACAGGCTTCCGCCGTACCGTGATGTGGGGCATCCCGCTGGATTTCAACATGTTCGCGGTGTGCGGCTGCTGCGCCGTGCTCTCCATGCTGGTGGGCGTGTGGGTGTTCCGCAAAACGCAGGACCGCTTTGTGCTGCATATTTAA
- a CDS encoding ABC transporter ATP-binding protein, with protein sequence MEPIIKVDNVSMCFNLSKEKHESLKEYFLAMVQGRLQYDEFYALKDVSLDIMPGDFYGLVGLNGSGKSTLLKTIAGVYKPSKGKVTVRGSIAPLIELGAGFDMDLTARENIYLNGTVLGFSPKYLDEKFDEIVEFSELQNFLDVPLKNYSSGMVARIGFAIATITKPDILIADEVLSVGDFLFQQKCEKRMQELMAGGTTVILVSHSIEQIERMCSKVAWLSHGHLKMNGDTATVCAAYKATQRGEA encoded by the coding sequence ATGGAACCGATCATCAAAGTGGACAATGTTTCCATGTGCTTCAACCTCTCCAAGGAAAAGCATGAGAGCCTGAAGGAATACTTCCTTGCCATGGTGCAGGGCCGCCTGCAGTACGATGAATTTTACGCCCTCAAGGACGTGAGTCTGGACATCATGCCCGGCGATTTCTACGGCCTTGTGGGCCTGAACGGCTCGGGCAAGTCCACCCTGCTCAAGACCATTGCGGGCGTGTACAAGCCCAGCAAGGGCAAGGTGACGGTCCGCGGCTCCATCGCCCCGCTCATCGAGCTGGGCGCGGGCTTTGATATGGACCTGACCGCCCGCGAGAACATCTATCTCAACGGCACGGTGCTGGGCTTCTCGCCCAAGTATCTGGACGAAAAATTTGATGAGATCGTGGAGTTCAGCGAGCTGCAGAACTTTCTGGATGTGCCGCTGAAGAACTACTCCTCCGGCATGGTGGCCCGCATCGGCTTTGCCATTGCCACCATCACCAAGCCCGATATCCTCATTGCGGACGAGGTGCTTTCGGTGGGCGATTTCCTGTTCCAGCAGAAGTGCGAAAAGCGGATGCAGGAGCTGATGGCAGGCGGCACCACGGTCATTCTGGTGTCCCACTCCATCGAGCAGATCGAGCGCATGTGCAGCAAGGTGGCATGGCTGAGCCACGGCCACCTGAAAATGAACGGCGATACGGCAACGGTCTGCGCGGCCTACAAGGCAACGCAGCGCGGCGAGGCCTGA
- a CDS encoding glycosyltransferase family 2 protein — protein MNVRLKRARELAGYAVQLTRDEGLPTMLKRGAGFVKRRCFGKRARYLPAKKVLEAQKAEMAGKTAADCGLPTISILTPLYNTPEKYLREFLDSFVNQTAPNGQLCLADASDAEHADVKRIVEEYQTKYQRIVYKKIENKGIAANTNAAAELAAGEYLALADHDDILAPHALYTMGKAILQLRQRGEPDGFLYSDEALFTKSIQRPMVAHFKPDYAPDYLLCCNYICHLAVFRKALWDAIGGERPECDGSQDHDLFLRLAEKTGGAAHVPQVLYYWRVHAGSTSGGADAKPYVAAAAKKALADHLARTGRTGTVEDGLFPSTYRVKWDIVGEPKVSILIPNKDHTEDLEKCLHSIWTKTSWENFEVIVIENNSTDPATFTYYKEARQRYDGLQVVNYPQKGFNFSGINNFGRQYASGDYLLLLNNDVEVRNADWLTELLRQCAHPSGAAICGAELLYPDETLQHAGVVTGLGGYAGHSHKYRKAGGSGYMFRAATVQDFSAVTGACLLVKTSVWDEVGGLDEAFAVAFNDVDFCLRVRDAGYRIAWTPYARLTHYESKSRGGDEKDPVKARRFAAEQQRLYTVHGKANILHDPYYNPNLTMDREDFSESNDLRGLKEGRITVQWRG, from the coding sequence ATGAATGTACGACTGAAACGTGCCAGAGAACTGGCAGGCTATGCGGTGCAGCTGACGAGGGACGAGGGCCTGCCCACCATGCTCAAACGGGGCGCGGGCTTTGTCAAGCGCCGCTGCTTTGGCAAGCGTGCCCGCTATCTGCCCGCCAAAAAGGTGCTGGAAGCCCAAAAAGCAGAAATGGCCGGCAAAACGGCGGCAGACTGCGGCCTGCCCACCATCAGCATCCTGACCCCACTGTATAATACACCGGAAAAATACCTGCGGGAATTTCTGGATTCCTTTGTGAACCAGACAGCCCCCAACGGTCAGCTCTGCCTTGCGGATGCTTCCGATGCAGAACATGCCGATGTGAAGCGCATCGTAGAGGAATATCAGACAAAATATCAACGTATCGTATACAAAAAGATCGAAAACAAGGGCATTGCGGCAAATACAAATGCTGCGGCAGAGCTTGCCGCAGGGGAATATCTGGCCCTTGCCGACCACGATGACATTCTGGCACCCCATGCCCTGTACACCATGGGCAAAGCCATTCTGCAGCTGCGGCAGCGCGGCGAGCCGGACGGCTTTCTGTACAGCGACGAGGCACTGTTCACCAAGAGCATCCAGCGGCCCATGGTGGCCCACTTCAAGCCGGACTACGCCCCAGACTACCTGCTGTGCTGCAACTACATCTGCCATCTGGCGGTGTTCCGGAAAGCCCTGTGGGACGCCATTGGCGGCGAGCGCCCGGAGTGCGACGGCAGTCAGGACCACGACCTGTTCCTGCGCCTTGCCGAAAAGACCGGCGGCGCAGCCCATGTACCGCAGGTGCTCTACTACTGGCGGGTGCACGCAGGCTCCACTTCCGGCGGCGCGGACGCTAAGCCCTATGTGGCGGCGGCGGCAAAAAAGGCGCTGGCCGACCATCTGGCCCGTACCGGACGCACCGGCACCGTGGAGGATGGCCTGTTCCCCAGCACCTACCGGGTGAAGTGGGACATTGTGGGCGAACCGAAGGTAAGCATCCTCATCCCCAATAAGGACCACACCGAGGATTTGGAAAAGTGCCTGCACAGCATCTGGACCAAAACCAGCTGGGAGAACTTTGAGGTCATCGTCATCGAGAACAACTCCACCGACCCGGCCACCTTTACCTATTATAAGGAAGCCCGGCAGCGCTACGACGGCCTGCAGGTGGTCAACTACCCGCAGAAGGGCTTCAACTTTTCCGGCATCAACAACTTTGGCCGGCAGTACGCCAGCGGGGATTATCTGCTGCTGCTGAACAACGACGTGGAGGTGCGCAATGCCGACTGGCTCACCGAGCTGCTGCGGCAGTGCGCCCACCCCAGCGGCGCGGCCATCTGCGGCGCGGAGCTGCTCTACCCGGACGAGACGTTGCAGCATGCAGGCGTTGTGACCGGCCTTGGCGGCTACGCGGGCCACAGCCACAAATACCGCAAGGCGGGCGGCAGCGGCTACATGTTCCGCGCTGCCACGGTGCAGGACTTTTCCGCCGTCACCGGTGCCTGCCTGCTGGTAAAGACCAGCGTGTGGGACGAAGTGGGCGGTCTGGACGAAGCCTTTGCGGTGGCCTTCAACGATGTGGATTTCTGCCTGCGGGTGCGGGATGCAGGGTACCGCATTGCGTGGACGCCCTACGCCCGGCTGACCCATTACGAGAGCAAGAGCCGCGGCGGCGACGAAA